Part of the Oscillospiraceae bacterium genome, ATCCTTAACGCCGCACAGCCTTAATTCTTCCATAAGGTCATCAATAGTACAGCGCATTTTTTTCATTTCCTTTTGACAAAGCTTACCGTCTTTTATAACAACGCTTGGTCTGCCTGTAAGAAAGCTTCTTAAACGACTGCTTTTAAGCATAAAAAAAGATAATATTATTTCAGTAGCAACCAAAGTAAGAATAGGAACAATGCCGTTCCATAAAGAAGTTTTGTTATCTTGAAGGGGAATAGTGGCAAGCTCAGAAATAAGTATTGCGACAACTAATTCGGAAGGCTGTAATTCACCGACTTGTCTTTTACCCATAATTCTGACAGAAAAAATTATAAAAATATAAATAACAAATGTTTTTAAAATTAAACCCCACATTAAAAAATCCCTTTACATAATAAAATAATCGGTTGTTCTTATTTTTTTCAAAAAAAATAAAAATATAAAGGAAAATAATAAAAAAGTATTGACAAAAATTTTTAAATAATATATAATGACAAAGCGCATTAGGAGAGATGGCTGAGCTGGTCTAAGGCGCACGATTGGAAATCGTGTGTGCACTAATACTGCACCGAGGGTTCGAATCCCTCTCTCTCCGCCAAAAAGAAACGACAATTTTCGACAAGAAAGTTGTCGTTTCTTTTTGTTCTCTTAA contains:
- a CDS encoding DUF421 domain-containing protein — encoded protein: MWGLILKTFVIYIFIIFSVRIMGKRQVGELQPSELVVAILISELATIPLQDNKTSLWNGIVPILTLVATEIILSFFMLKSSRLRSFLTGRPSVVIKDGKLCQKEMKKMRCTIDDLMEELRLCGVKDILDVDTAIMETNGQMSVFLKNGLEPLCANDLNIKTSKKPLPIPLIIDGTIMKGNLPIAKLELDDIYKILKKKNITEKEVFFMYKDSTEKITTIKREL